A region of Triplophysa rosa linkage group LG16, Trosa_1v2, whole genome shotgun sequence DNA encodes the following proteins:
- the cacng8a gene encoding calcium channel, voltage-dependent, gamma subunit 8a, with product MDGKGRHIPPAMVWCERGIQVLLTTVGAFAAFALMTVAIGTDYWLYARAFICNSTANSSQDDPHNKDKKDPGALTHSGLWRICCLEGLKRGVCSQINHFPEDADYDQDAAEYLLRVVRASSIFPILSAILLLLGGVCVASSRFYKTKRHIILGAGILFVVAGLSNIIGVIVYISAALSDISPKKDEDKKWHYSYGWSFYFGGLSFILAEVVGVLAVNIYIERNKELRCRSRTDLFRSTTSAVLRLPGYRFRRRSSRSSSRSTAEPTRSREQSPTSGTAPKNFGPPLAAGPPPFSVATLPNPHTHSGGGMGDISMYTLGREGKPPMYGTVDRATLYQLHNYFPTKEGGGGALMTGTLPSLSKSNLAASANATLNTSSSSGPQQAPMSAGSSANMERDRGLGTLDRMGKGDSSNTNTLNRRTTPV from the exons ATGGATGGGAAGGGAAGACACATTCCTCCAG CCATGGTGTGGTGTGAGCGGGGAATTCAGGTGCTTCTCACCACTGTGGGAGCATTCGCAGCCTTCGCCTTGATGACCGTGGCCATTGGCACGGACTACTGGCTGTACGCTCGGGCCTTTATCTGCAACAGCACTGCCAACTCGTCTCAGGATGACCCTCATAACAAGGACAAGAAGGATCCCGGAGCCCTCACCCACTCCGGCCTCTGGAGGATTTGCTGCCTGGAAG GATTAAAAAGAGGTGTGTGTTCCCAGATTAATCATTTTCCGGAAGATGCTGATTATGACCAGGATGCTGCAGAATACCTTTTAC GTGTAGTCAGGGCCTCCAGTATATTTCCTATCCTCAGTGCCATATTATTGCTGCtaggtggagtttgtgtggcaTCTAGTCGGTTCTATAAAACCAAAAGACACATCATTTTGGGAGCAGGCATTTTGTTTGTGGTGGCAG GCCTGAGCAACATCATTGGCGTCATCGTATATATCTCGGCAGCGCTCAGCGACATTTCTCCCAAAAAAGATGAAGACAAGAAGTGGCACTACTCCTACGGCTGGTCATTCTACTTCGGCGGCCTGTCGTTCATCCTGGCGGAggtggtgggcgttctggccGTCAACATTTACATCGAGCGCAACAAAGAACTGCGCTGCCGTTCGCGCACCGACCTCTTCCGTAGCACGACCTCCGCTGTGCTACGGCTGCCGGGATACCGCTTCCGCCGGCGCTCGTCACGCTCCAGCTCGCGCTCCACCGCAGAGCCGACCCGCTCGCGTGAGCAGTCCCCCACCTCAGGCACCGCTCCCAAGAACTTCGGCCCGCCCCTGGCTGCCGGCCCCCCACCGTTTTCAGTAGCCACGCTTCCCAACCCGCACACGCACTCCGGAGGAGGGATGGGGGATATTTCCATGTACACGCTGGGTAGGGAAGGTAAGCCGCCCATGTATGGCACGGTCGACCGCGCCACGCTCTACCAGCTCCACAATTACTTTCCAACAAAGGAGGGAGGTGGAGGAGCACTCATGACGGGTACACTACCTTCCCTGTCCAAGTCTAACTTGGCTGCGTCGGCCAACGCCACCCTCAATACCTCGTCTTCCTCCGGCCCTCAGCAAGCGCCCATGTCAGCCGGATCCTCTGCAAACATGGAGAGGGATCGAGGACTGGGAACCTTGGATCGAATGGGCAAAGGAGACAGCTCAAACACTAACACTCTCAACAGGAGAACCACGCCTGTGTAA